Part of the Hyphomicrobium album genome is shown below.
AACGGCGAGTTCCGCGTCAGCGTGCAGCGGGAAGGGTCGGGGCGCGTGGCGCTGCGCGCCGTGCCGGCCGAAGGCAACGCGCAGCCGATCACGGGCATCGTCGGCGACCTGTGGACGAGCACCGTTTCCAGCATTACCGGCAACGTGGTGACGACGGCGGTGGAGGTGCACGCGCGCGACGAGGAGCGGCAGCAGGAGCTCGACCGCCGCATCGTGCCGGGCATTTCGTCCTGGTTTCAGCTTTCCTATCTCTACGGGCTCGTCACCGGTGTGCTCGGCTGGCCCGTGGCGAGCAGCTGGTTCGCGCGCCTGTGGCCCAAAGAGCAGCGTGAGGAGTACGCCGGCGCCGCCGGCTATCGTGCGGCGCAGGCGGCTCGGTTTCTAGCGTTCCTGTTCGTGTTTCTGCCGATTGTCGGGACGGCCGCCTTCGTCGTCTTGCTGCTCCAGCAGATGTGGGCGCTCATCACGTGGCCGATCCGCGCCGTGCGCTGGCTGTTCGCGCGCGCCGAAGCGCCTGCCGGCTGACCTATGGCGGACCTTGCGGGCAAGACGCTGTTCATCACCGGCGCCAGCCGCGGCATCGGCCTCGCCATCGCCAAGCGCGCGGCGCGCGACGGCGCCAACGTCGCCATCGTCGCCAAGACGCAGGAGCCGCATCCGAAGCTCGAAGGGACCATCGAGACGGCGGCGGAGGAGGTGCGCGCCGCCGGCGGCAAGGCGCTGGCGCTGGCGTGCGACATCCGCAACGAGGAGGAGATCGCGACCGCGGTGGCGGCGACCGTCGAGACGTTCGGCGGCATCGACATCTGCGTCAACAACGCCAGCGCGCTGTCGCTCAGCGCTATCGAGGCGACGACAGCGAAGCGCATTGACTTGATGCTGGGCGTCAACACGCGCGGCACGCTGCTCGTCACCAAGGCGTGCGTGCCGCATTTGCGCAAGGCACCGAACCCGCACGTGCTGACGCTGTCGCCGCCCCTGACCTTGAAGCCCGAATGGTTCGCGCATCGCGTCGCCTACGCCATCGCCAAGTACGGCATGAGCCTCGCGGTGCTGGGATTGGCGGAGGAATTGAAGGCCGACGGCATCGCCGTGAACGCGCTGTGGCCGCGTACGACCATCGCCACCGCGGCGATCCGCAACGTGCTCGGCGGCGACGCGGTGGTGCGCATGAGCCGGACGCCGGACATCGTCGCCGACGCGGCGCATCTGGTGTTCTGCCAGCCGGCCAAGAGCTTCTCCGGCCGCTTCCTCATCGACGACAGCTTTCTGTACGAGACCGGCGGCGTCACCGACTTCAGGCACTACAGCGTCGTGCCCGGCACCCCGCTGGCTCCCGATTTCTTCGTTCCGGGTGAGCCGCCCCCGCCGCCCGGCGTTAAGATCGCTGCGCTGTCCATCGCCGACCTGAAGCTTTAACGCTGCCCCGCGTTGCCCTTTCGGGCGCGTGCGCTAGCATGGTCGCGGCAGAACCCGAACAGACGCTGAAAGCGCAAGCATGGCGACGCTCCTCCTCACGCATCCCTCCTTCGTCGAGCACGACACCGGCGTCGGGCACCCCGAGCGCCCCGATCGCATGCGCGCCATCGACAAGGTGCTGGCGCACGAGATTTTTTCCGGGCTCGTGCGCGAGGAAGCGCCGCTGCGCGACGACGTCGAGGAGCAGATCCTGCTGGCGCACCCGAAGGCGCACCTCGAAAAGATGCGCGCGATCGCCGCCCGTCCGCTCGCGCATCCGACCCATATCGACGGCGACACGGTCGTCTCCGCCGGCACCTGGGAGGCGGCGCGACGCGCCGTCGGCGCCGGGCTGGCGGCGGTCGACGCCGTCATCGAGGGCAAGGCCGCCAACGCCTTCT
Proteins encoded:
- a CDS encoding SDR family oxidoreductase; protein product: MADLAGKTLFITGASRGIGLAIAKRAARDGANVAIVAKTQEPHPKLEGTIETAAEEVRAAGGKALALACDIRNEEEIATAVAATVETFGGIDICVNNASALSLSAIEATTAKRIDLMLGVNTRGTLLVTKACVPHLRKAPNPHVLTLSPPLTLKPEWFAHRVAYAIAKYGMSLAVLGLAEELKADGIAVNALWPRTTIATAAIRNVLGGDAVVRMSRTPDIVADAAHLVFCQPAKSFSGRFLIDDSFLYETGGVTDFRHYSVVPGTPLAPDFFVPGEPPPPPGVKIAALSIADLKL